The nucleotide sequence CACGGCGCGTCCTGGTACGTGAAGGCCAAGCTGTCCGGCGCGCGGCAGGTCCTTGCCGTCCTCATGAAGAGTTATCCGACTCCGATCCCAACGCCCATCGAAAACCTGCGCCCGGCCCGCGAGACGTGCGAGGAGTGCCACTGGCCCGCGAAGTTCTTCGGGACCCAGCTCATGCAGATCCCGCATTTCCGATACGACGAGAAGAACACGCCCGAGCAGATCAGCATCGGGGTCAAAACGGGCGGCGGCAGTTCGGCGTTGGGCGGAACCGCCGGGATCCACTGGCACATGCTCATCGAGAACAAGGTCCAGTACGTGGCCATCGACCGGCAGAAGCAGGAGATCCCGCGCATCGAGGTTCGCCATACAGGCGGACGCGTGGAGGAGTACACGAGCCTCGATTACAAGGGGACCGAGGAGCAGCTCCGCTCGCTGCCCAGGGACGAAATGGACTGCATGGACTGCCACAACAGGCCGACGCACAACTTCGACCCGCCCGAGACGGCGGTGGACCGCGCGATGACTACGGGACTGATATCGCGCACGCTGCCCTGGGTCAAGAAAGTGGTGGTGGACGCCCTCGTCCGAGAATATCCCTCGCAGGAAAAGGCCCGCGAAGGGATCTTGTCGGAGATCGGGGATTTCTACGCGAAGCGTTACCCGGCCGTCTACAAGACTCGCGCCGCGGATATCGAAAGGGCCGTCTCCACCGCCGTGTCGATATACAACCGAAGCGTCTTCCCGGAAATGAAGGTCAACTGGAAGACTTACCCGTCCAACATCGGGCACCGGAACTGGCCCGGTTGCTTCCGATGCCACGACGGCCGTCACGTCTCGAAAACCGGGAAAGTCCTGACCATGGAGTGCAGCGTCTGCCATACGCAGCCCGCGCGGTCGCAGCTCATGCCCATAGGAACCGTCGTAACCGCGAGCAAGATGTCATGGCACCCGATCGAGCTGGCCGGCAAGCATAGCCGGATACTGTGCAACCGTTGCCACTCTGCGGGATATCGCCCGCCTGCGGATTGCGCCGAGTGCCACAAGATCGACGCGAAGGCGCCGATGATGAAGTCGATGAAGTGCGCCGAGTGCCACACCAAGGGTTTCGAGGCCAAGCCCGTCGCCGAGTGCAAGGACTGCCACGATTCCATTTCGGGCCTGCATCAGAAGGGGGGGCATTCGGAGTCCGCGTGCACGGATTGCCACAAGCCTCATTCATGGTCGATCAAGGGGCGGGAGCTTTGCCTCGAATGCCACAGCGACATGAAGGAACACAACAAGGCCGCCGGGGTCTGCACGAAGTGCCACGATTTCCGGGGGAAGAAGAAATAGACGGGCGATACGGGGACAGGGGGATGATGCGTGCAGCGGGAAGGAGCTTGCCCGCTCTCTAACGGTCGAGAAGTTTCGCGGGGCGGATCCCCTTGTCTCCGAACTTCTCCCGGATCCTGTCCACCGCCCGGTTGAGCTTTTCCTTCTTTTCACTCGAAGGTTGCGGCGGCGCAGACTCCTGCCGGCTCGAGCCGTCTCTTCCCCCCTGCGGTCCGCCGAAGAGGGTCAGTTGTTCATGCTTGCCGCCGGACCTGTTCTCCTCGTCTCCCGAAAGCCGGGAAAGTGAAATGCCGAGCAGCCGTACCGGCCGTTTCCCCGCCTCGGTCTTTCCGAGCAGCGGCAGGACGCTCCGGTAGATTTCTGCCCCGTCGTCGGTCGCCCGGTCCCTCGTCACGCTACGCGTGACGAGGGTAAAATCGCAGTACTTCACCTTCAGCGTGATCGTTTTACCTTTCGCTTCATGGCGCCGCAACCGTGATGCTACCCGTGTTGCGAGGGAAAACAGCTCATTTTCAATGGACCCGATGTCGACCAGGTCTTCCGGGTACGTTTCCTCGTGCCCCACGGATTTCGCTTCAACCTCCGGTTCCACCTCGCGGTCGTCGATTCCCTGGGCCAGCAAGTGCAACTGTGCGCCGTGCATTCCGAACTTCCTTGCAAGCGTCTCCCTCGGGATGCGGCTCAACTCTCCTATGGTCCGGACGCCCATCCGGTGAAACGCCTCCCCGGTGACCTTCCCCACTCCCCAGAGCTTTTCCACCGGGAGGGGCGCAAGGAACGCCTTTTCCTTTCCGGAAGGGACGACGGTGAGGCCGTCGGGCTTGTTCATGTCGGAGGCTATCTTCGCAAGCAGCTTGTTGGATGCGACGCCCGCCGAGACGGTGAGCCCCGTCTCCTCGCGGACGGATGAGCGGATCTTCCCTGCGATTTCCACCGGCGTTCCGAACAGGCGGACTGAGTCCGTCACGTCCAGGAACGCCTCGTCTATGGAAAGGGCCTCGACGAGAGGGGTGAATCTCCGGTAGACGTCGAACACCATGCCGGAAAACTCCTTGTATCGTTCCATGCGCAGCGAAAGAAAGATGCCTTGCGGGCACAGACGCCTGGCGGTCGCCGTGGGCTGGGCCGAATGGACCCCGAATTTCCTCGCTTCGTAGGAAGCGGCGCAGACGACCCCCCTCCTCTCGCTGCCGCCGACGATGACCGGTTTCCCTTTCAGGGAAGGATCGTCCAGGGTCTCTACGGAAGCGTAGAATGCGTCCAGGTCCAGGTGGATTATGCGGCGCAGGCGGGAGGGAATCACGGGAGGACCTGGCCTTTCACATGTCGGTCCCCGCCTTGTAGGAGCTGCGCACTAGCGGGCCCGACGCTACTCGTGAGAACCCCATTTTTTTCGCCGTCTCGGCATAATCGCGAAACGCTTCTATCGGCAGGTATTCCTTCGCCGGCGGATGGTTCCTGGACGGCGGAAGGTACTGGCCCAGCGTGACGGAGCGGGCCCCCGCGGCATGGAGGTCCTCCAGGACGGAGTACACCTCTTCGCGGGTCTCGCCGAGCCCCACCATCAGCCCCGACTTCAATTCCATTCGCGGGGACATCATGTGCGCCCTTGCAAGAAGCTCCAGAGACCGGACGTATACCGCTCCCTTGCGAAACTCCGGGTAGAGGCGGGGAACG is from Deltaproteobacteria bacterium and encodes:
- a CDS encoding NapC/NirT family cytochrome c, which encodes MDTNGNEVKHTGLYRNTVSFFGALISAGSVLLMVFAFALDISMKRPSPYIGIFTYMVFPAIFSVGAILFLYGMRRESIRRRRAQTDEALPYPRVDLNDPVHRRWFSYIVMGGTFLAILMAFITYNAFLYSESVSFCGTLCHTVMKPEYEAYKASPHAKVSCVDCHVGHGASWYVKAKLSGARQVLAVLMKSYPTPIPTPIENLRPARETCEECHWPAKFFGTQLMQIPHFRYDEKNTPEQISIGVKTGGGSSALGGTAGIHWHMLIENKVQYVAIDRQKQEIPRIEVRHTGGRVEEYTSLDYKGTEEQLRSLPRDEMDCMDCHNRPTHNFDPPETAVDRAMTTGLISRTLPWVKKVVVDALVREYPSQEKAREGILSEIGDFYAKRYPAVYKTRAADIERAVSTAVSIYNRSVFPEMKVNWKTYPSNIGHRNWPGCFRCHDGRHVSKTGKVLTMECSVCHTQPARSQLMPIGTVVTASKMSWHPIELAGKHSRILCNRCHSAGYRPPADCAECHKIDAKAPMMKSMKCAECHTKGFEAKPVAECKDCHDSISGLHQKGGHSESACTDCHKPHSWSIKGRELCLECHSDMKEHNKAAGVCTKCHDFRGKKK
- the dinB gene encoding DNA polymerase IV: MRRIIHLDLDAFYASVETLDDPSLKGKPVIVGGSERRGVVCAASYEARKFGVHSAQPTATARRLCPQGIFLSLRMERYKEFSGMVFDVYRRFTPLVEALSIDEAFLDVTDSVRLFGTPVEIAGKIRSSVREETGLTVSAGVASNKLLAKIASDMNKPDGLTVVPSGKEKAFLAPLPVEKLWGVGKVTGEAFHRMGVRTIGELSRIPRETLARKFGMHGAQLHLLAQGIDDREVEPEVEAKSVGHEETYPEDLVDIGSIENELFSLATRVASRLRRHEAKGKTITLKVKYCDFTLVTRSVTRDRATDDGAEIYRSVLPLLGKTEAGKRPVRLLGISLSRLSGDEENRSGGKHEQLTLFGGPQGGRDGSSRQESAPPQPSSEKKEKLNRAVDRIREKFGDKGIRPAKLLDR